The Microbacterium sp. Nx66 genome contains a region encoding:
- the rplR gene encoding 50S ribosomal protein L18, with translation MALKSKSDARARRHARLRKKIVGTEVRPRLVVNRSARHVFVQLVDDSKGHTVASASTLETDLRSLDGDKTAKARKVGELLAERAKAAGVSEAVFDRGGNRYAGRVAAIADGAREGGLAL, from the coding sequence ATGGCTCTCAAGTCAAAGTCTGACGCCCGCGCGCGTCGTCACGCCCGTCTTCGCAAGAAGATCGTGGGCACCGAGGTGCGTCCGCGCCTCGTCGTCAACCGTTCGGCGCGTCACGTCTTCGTGCAGCTCGTCGACGACAGCAAGGGCCACACGGTCGCCTCGGCCTCGACGCTCGAGACCGACCTGCGTTCGCTGGATGGCGACAAGACCGCCAAGGCTCGCAAGGTCGGCGAGCTCCTCGCCGAGCGCGCGAAGGCCGCAGGCGTTTCCGAGGCAGTGTTCGACCGTGGCGGCAACCGCTACGCGGGTCGTGTCGCCGCCATCGCCGACGGCGCCCGTGAAGGGGGTCTGGCACTGTGA
- the rplF gene encoding 50S ribosomal protein L6, with translation MSRIGRLPIDVPAGVTVSVDGREVAVKGPKGELTLTVASPIEVSVEENQVLVTRPDDERESRSLHGLTRTLINNNIIGVTQGYTKGLEVVGTGYRVQQKGNSVEFALGFSHPVLIDPPAGITLTVEGTNKLTVSGIDKQAVGEAAANIRKIRKPEPYKGKGVRYAGENVRRKAGKSGK, from the coding sequence ATGTCGCGTATTGGACGACTTCCCATCGACGTTCCCGCGGGCGTGACCGTTTCGGTCGACGGCCGTGAGGTCGCGGTGAAGGGCCCCAAGGGTGAGCTCACCCTCACGGTGGCCAGCCCCATCGAGGTGTCGGTCGAGGAGAACCAGGTTCTCGTCACCCGCCCCGACGACGAGCGCGAGTCCCGGTCTCTCCACGGCCTGACCCGCACGCTCATCAACAACAACATCATCGGCGTGACCCAGGGCTACACCAAGGGTCTCGAGGTCGTCGGCACCGGTTACCGCGTGCAGCAGAAGGGGAACTCGGTCGAGTTCGCCCTCGGCTTCTCGCACCCGGTCCTGATCGACCCGCCCGCCGGCATCACGCTCACGGTCGAGGGCACGAACAAGCTCACCGTCAGCGGGATCGACAAGCAGGCCGTCGGTGAGGCGGCTGCGAACATCCGCAAGATCCGCAAGCCCGAACCGTACAAGGGCAAGGGTGTGCGCTACGCCGGCGAGAACGTGCGTCGCAAGGCCGGAAAGAGTGGTAAGTAA
- the rpsH gene encoding 30S ribosomal protein S8, translating into MTMTDPVADMLTRLRNANSAHHDTVTLPSSKLKTHIAEILQQEGYIAGWETSDARVGKNLTLTLKYGPNRERSIAGIKRVSKPGLRVYAKSTEIPTVLGGLGVAILSTSSGLLTDRQAEQKGVGGEVLAYVW; encoded by the coding sequence ATGACAATGACAGACCCGGTCGCAGACATGCTGACCCGTCTGCGCAACGCGAACTCGGCGCACCACGACACCGTGACGCTGCCGTCGAGCAAGCTCAAGACGCACATCGCAGAGATCCTCCAGCAGGAGGGCTACATCGCCGGTTGGGAGACCTCCGACGCTCGCGTGGGCAAGAACCTCACGCTGACGCTGAAGTACGGTCCGAACCGCGAGCGCTCGATCGCGGGCATCAAGCGCGTGTCGAAGCCCGGCCTGCGCGTGTACGCGAAGTCGACCGAGATCCCCACGGTCCTCGGCGGCCTCGGCGTGGCCATCCTGTCCACCTCCTCCGGTCTCCTCACGGACCGCCAGGCTGAGCAGAAGGGCGTGGGCGGAGAAGTTCTCGCCTACGTGTGGTAA
- the rplE gene encoding 50S ribosomal protein L5: protein MATTDAAVAGKIQPRLKAKYNAEIKKALQDEFGYENVMQIPGLVKVVVNTGVGEAARDSKVIDGAVDDLTKITGQKPIVTKARKSIAQFKLREGQAIGAHVTLRGDRAWEFVDRLVSLALPRIRDFRGLSGKQFDGNGNYTFGLQEQSVFHEIDQDKIDRVRGFDITVVTSAKTDDEGRALLRHLGFPFRADDAQA from the coding sequence ATGGCAACGACCGACGCTGCGGTGGCTGGCAAGATCCAGCCCCGCCTGAAGGCGAAGTACAACGCCGAGATCAAGAAGGCTCTGCAGGACGAGTTCGGCTACGAGAACGTCATGCAGATCCCCGGCCTGGTCAAGGTCGTCGTGAACACCGGTGTCGGCGAGGCTGCTCGCGACAGCAAGGTGATCGATGGGGCGGTCGACGACCTCACCAAGATCACCGGCCAGAAGCCGATCGTCACCAAGGCCCGCAAGTCCATCGCGCAGTTCAAGCTGCGTGAGGGCCAGGCCATCGGCGCGCACGTCACCCTCCGTGGCGACCGTGCGTGGGAGTTCGTGGACCGCCTGGTGTCGCTCGCGCTGCCCCGCATCCGCGACTTCCGCGGTCTGTCGGGCAAGCAGTTCGACGGCAACGGCAACTACACCTTCGGTCTCCAGGAGCAGAGCGTGTTCCACGAGATCGATCAGGACAAGATCGACCGCGTCCGTGGTTTCGACATCACTGTCGTGACCTCGGCGAAGACGGACGACGAGGGACGCGCGCTGCTGCGTCACCTCGGCTTCCCGTTCCGCGCGGACGACGCCCAGGCGTGA
- the rplX gene encoding 50S ribosomal protein L24, whose product MAKIKKGDLVQVISGAKPERGGDRGKQGKVLDVLVGQNRVVVEGVNYVTKHTRVGQTQRGTKTGGLETVEAPIHISNVALVDPSTKKPTKVGHRVEEQTKDGVKRTVRVRFAKKSGKDL is encoded by the coding sequence ATGGCGAAGATCAAGAAGGGCGACCTGGTTCAGGTCATCTCGGGCGCCAAGCCCGAGCGTGGTGGCGACCGCGGCAAGCAGGGCAAGGTCCTCGACGTCCTCGTCGGGCAGAACCGTGTCGTCGTCGAAGGCGTCAACTACGTCACCAAGCACACGCGCGTCGGTCAGACGCAGCGTGGCACCAAGACGGGTGGCCTCGAGACCGTCGAGGCGCCCATCCACATCTCGAACGTCGCACTCGTCGACCCCTCGACCAAGAAGCCGACCAAGGTCGGCCACCGGGTCGAGGAGCAGACCAAGGACGGCGTGAAGCGCACCGTCCGCGTGCGCTTCGCGAAGAAGAGCGGTAAGGACCTCTGA